The sequence below is a genomic window from Flavobacterium keumense.
TTTTGGAGATACTGATTTCACGATAACACCACCTTCAACAAGTGCCACAGGGGCTTTTAGTTATACTTCGAGTAATACTTCTGTCGCAACAATTACAGGAAATATCGTTTCAATTGTAGGAATAGGTTCTGCTACAATTACAGCTACACAAGCTTCAGATGCCAATTATCTTTCTGGTTCTACCACTATTTCGCTAATTGTGAACAAGGCGTTACCTACAATTAGTGCACTACCTGCTATTACGAAGACCTATGGCGATGCTAATTTTACAATAACAACACCATTAAGTAATTCAACAGGGGCGATTACTTTTTCATCAAGTAATACTAATGTGGCGACTTGTACAGGAAATACGATAACAATTGTAGGTGCTGGAACAGCGACTATTACAGCAAACCAAGCCGCAGATGTTAATTACGACCCAGGAAGTACTTCTTTTATACTAACAGTAAACAAAGCGCAGCCTACTTTGACCTCAATGTCTCCGATTCTGAAAACGTATGGCGACTCTAATTTTACGATTAGTTTACCAACGAGTAGCTCTTCTGGAACGGTTACGCTGTCTTCAAGTAATACTAGTGTGGCAACGAGTATAGGAAATACAATATCAATTGTAGGTGCTGGGACAGCTACCATCACAGCTACTCAAGCCGCTGATGCTAATTATCTTGCAGCTACTACCACGACCACTTTAACTGTTGCAAAGGCGACACCTATTTTAAGTAATTTTAATTCTATAAACAAAACTACAGATGATACACCATTTGTTATAACACCTCCTGTTAGTTCAGGCGGAACAGGATTAGTAACGTATACTTCTAGCAACCCAGCAGTGGCCACTATTTCTGGAAATACAGTAACAATTACGGGTTCAGGGGTGGCTATTATTACCGCAATTCAGGCTGCCGATGCTAATTATAACGCTCAAACAATTACAACTCAGTTGACCGTAGGAGTAGGAACAACTCAATCTCCAGTATTGATTTCACCGGCAACCAATACAACTGGAGCAACAACCTTACAAATTAACTATACCTTACCTGAATTCCCTTTATCGGGCTCTGTTAAATTGCTATTTACACCAACCGCTGGAGGAGCTCCTATTGTATGGACAATGAATAATGCTACTACTGCCAATTTTGCTTATGTAGTAGGAACAAACCCAACGACAATTGCTAATGTTGTTTCTGGTACAGCATTAAGTTTTGCAACTTATAATCTAACTTTAGCTTATCAGGATGCCTTTGCTAGTCCAGTGGCAAGTGTTACAAATACTAACATTCAAACCTTAGCTCCGCCGTCTGTAAGTTTGGCCCAAACTAATTTTAGCGGAGCTGTTGGGGAGACTTTAACCCCAATTAACATCCAAAATACTGGAGGGCCAAGCACTTACACTGTAACTCCAGCATTACCAGCCGGAATCATTTTAAATAGTACAAATGGGGTAATTTCTGGGCGTCCTACCGCTCCAATACCTACTACTTTGTTTACAATAACGGTGAGTAATGCGGCAGGTACAACAACTTTAAACTTTAGATTATTTATTGATCAAGATACAGATGGAGATGGTATTTTAGATGCTGTAGATACAGACGATGATGGCGACGGTATTTTAGATATATACGATGCTTTCCCAACGAATCGATTAGAATGGAAAGATTCTGATAGAGACGGAACCGGAGATAATGCAGACACCGATGATGATAACGATGGTATTTTGGACAATGCTGATGTGGATGTTAATGGAGATGGTATTCCAGATAATGGTGCTGATATGGATAGAGATGGAATTAACGATGATAACGACCCAGATAAAGATGGCGACGGCGTCAATAATATCTCAGATAACTGTCCAAATATTCCTAATAGAGACCAAGCCGATAGAGATCGTGATGGCTTAGGGGATGTTTGTGATACCATTGAATTGAATGTAACACAAGCCATAACACCTAATGGAGATGGTATTAATGATACTTGGGTAATTCATAACTTAGAGAACCATCCAGGCTCTATTGTTCGGGTGTTTAATGTTAACGGCACACAAGTGTTCTACTCTACTACGTATCGAAATGAATGGACAGGAAATTATCAAGGAAGCAGTGAGATGTTGCCAGTAGGTTCTTATTTATATCAAATTGATTTAGGTGGCGATGGCACTATTGATTCTCAAGGATGGATGTATATTACTAAATAAATTGATTATCCACAATAAAAACGTCCTTATTATATAAGGGCGTTTTTTATAGTACATTAATTTAAAGCACTTAATAAAATAGTTTACAATCAAATGTTGTTAATTCTACAGCAACTAGTTTAGGTAAATTTGTCAAAAAAAATATTTTTTTTGACAAATTATACATAAAAACAAATGGAAAATATAAGATTAATAGTATTTTTGTCAGCTAATTTAAAACACTTAATTATTCACCCCACAAATAATTTCTTTATGAAGAAAAAATTACTTTTTTCAAAAAACTCAGTTAGAAACTTTTTTCTTACATTAGTTTTTTTATTTTCAAGTATTACGTATTCTCAAGATGTACTAGTTATTTTTGGTTCAACTTCTGGACCAGATTTAACTACAGCAACAAATTTAGCAACTAGATTGCGCAATTTGAATGTTTTTAATTCCGTTACGGGTGTACATTTAAATTCAACTACTCAATCTCAATTTACTTTGAGTTATTTGAATCAATTTGATGCCGTGATGATAGCAACAAATGCAGGATATTCAGCTTCTTGGGGATTTGATGCTACACTAAGGGATTATGTAAATGCAGGAGGAGGAGTTGCAGTTATGATGTTTGCAAATGCCTCTATACCATTAGGGAATAATTGGCCATATAAAGTTTTGATTCCAGCATCTCAATCAAATGGACCAACTTCTATTGGAGCAGTTCAATTGCCGGATCATCCCGCATTAAAGTTTCCATATAATATTAATACTTCTACATGGAATATAGGAAGTACTTTTAGTTCAACTGGAACAACTTTGGCTTCTGGTGCATATTCAATTTTTAAATTTTCAGATGGGCGTCCAGGTTTACAAGCTCTTGAAAATGTGGGAACATCTGGATATGGAAGGGTAATCGATTTAGCAATTTGGCCAGATTATTCAAGTGGATATTATGCTAACGGTGATAAATTAATAGCCAATGTTTTAACTTGGTTAATGGGTACAATTCAAATCTCGCAAACAGGAAATTGTATTACCTCTAATCAATCTACATTTAATTTTATTGATAATAATAGCAGCAACCCAGTTGTAAGTTACTCATGGAATTTCGGGGATGGTACTACGTCTACTTCTGCTACACCAACTAAAGTATACAATACTGTAGGCAACTTTATTGTAAATGTTACTGTAACAAGGCAAAATGCTCAACAACAGACTTATGGGACTAGTTTAACAATATATGATTTACCTTCAACAGCAAATGCAGGTAGTGATGTTACTTTAGCAACAGGAACAACATCTACAACTTTGACACCTACAGCACCTACGTCAGGAATAGGCACTTGGACTAGAGTTAGTGGCCCTAATACTCCTACTTTATCTCAAACAAATAATATTGCAACATTATCAGGATTAACTAACGGTTCTTATGTGTATCGTTGGACAGTGACTAGCGGTACTTGTACAGCGTCTGTAGACGAAGTTAATTTAACAGTTGGAACCCCTTCTTCCGTTCTAACTTCTTCTGTAGCCTCTTTAACAGGTTTTTCAACTTGTACAGGGACTGCTTCTGCCGATCAATCGTTTACGGTTTCAGGGACTTTATTAACAGGAAACGTTACTGTAACCGCGCCAACAGGTTTTGAAGTTTCGTTGTCAAGTGGGACAGGCTTTGGATCATCGGTTACTATTCCTGCTTCAGGCACTTTGGCTGCTACCACCGTGTATACACGATTAGTGTCTACGGCTACAGCTGGAGCAAAGAGCGGTAACATTACCGTAGCCTCAACAGGAGCTACTACACAAAATGTAGCAGCATCAGGAACCGTTAATACGGCAGCATTGTTAGGGATTCAAAACTCTTTATGTGCAAGTCAAGGATTGTATTGGTCCACATGGAATACCGTTAATGCAACCACTGCTTCGGGTAAAATAGGGAATGTTAACGTAATGGTAACTCATTCAGCAGGAGGTTTGTCTACAACATCTTCCATGTTTAATCACAACTCGTTTCCAGCACAATATAGTGTGCCTAACGGAGCAACACTTCGTAATGACTTAGCAGGTACTTTTACGTTTACATTTGATCAGCCAGTAAATAATCCTCAGGTCGCTTTTTCAAGTATTGGTAATCCAACTACTCCAGTAGGTCTAACCACGTCTGTTCCGTACCAAGTGATTTGGAACGGTTCAGGAATGACTTATAATTCAAATACTACTTTGACGGGTCAAGAAGGATTTACCATAGTAAAATTTCCAGGAACACATACTAGTATAACGATTCAATACGATCAAAACGAAACGTATGCTAATATTGCTTTTGGGGCTGAGAATTTCAACTGTTCTACTCCTACAGTTTGTGCGGGACAACCAATAACCTTAACAGCTAGTAACGGGTCTAGTTATCAATGGTCCCCAAATACAGGATTAAGTGCTACTAATACAGCACAAGTTATTGCAACCCCTACTAGTACCACTACTTATACAGTAATAGATCCAACAAATTCTTGTGCAACTCCTGTTTCTGTAACTATCAATGTAAACTCATTGCCTTCGGCTCCAACAGCTGCTGCTACACAATTATTTTGCCCAGGAGCAACGGTAGCAACTTTGCAAGCTACTCCTACCGCTGGAGATACTATTCAGTGGTATGCGGCATCAACTGGTGGAAGCGCTTTGGCAAGTACAACTGCGTTAGTTGCCGGAACTACTTATTATGCACAATCGGTTAATAGTAATGGCTGTGGTAGTTTAAGAACTCCTGTGGTTGTAGCGACTAATAATGCACTTCATTTAGACGGTGTAAACGACAGAGTAGACTTAACTTCAAACAGTATACAAGACGGAGCTACAGCCTTCACTATCGAAGCTTGGATTAAGCCAGACAATTCTAACTGGGATGGTCAATATCATGCTATTTTTGGTAAACAAGGTAATACTTCAAGAAATCCTTCTTTTTATTTAAAAGATGGAAAAATCCATATAGATTCTTATGAAGATGGAACAAATACTCGTTTCGATCTTTTAACAGATCAGGCTTTAATTTCGAGAAACGTATGGAGTCATATTGCTTTAGTTAAGGAAGGAACAATATTTAAAGTATATGTTAATGGAAATTTAGCAGCTACGACACCAGCGCCAAATGCAGTGAATGTCGTAGGAACTTATCAATTAGGTTTCATTGATAATTACTATGCAGGATTATTAGATGAAGTTCGTTTTTGGAACGTTTCAAGAAGCCAAAGCGACATTCAATCTACAATGAACGTTCCATTGTCTGGAACTGAAACAGGATTGGTTGATTATTTCAATTTTAATCAAGGGGTTATTGGAGGAACTAATTCAAGTATTACTTCTTTACTAGATAATACCTCAAATATTAATAATGGGACTTTAGTTAATTTTGCTTTATCAGGAAACACTAGTAACTATGTGTCTGGTTTCTTCCCACAAATAACAGGCCCAACTACTTTGGTTGCACAAAATACGATTACATTAGCTCACCCTATTTCAGGAGGTACATGGACATCGGCTTCTACCGGAGTAGCTACGGTTAATGCTAGTACTGGAGTAGTTACTGGAGTATCAGGAGGAACAGTAGTAATTACATATACTTATTGCAATCAAAGTACTACTTATACTGTTACAGTAAACGCTTTACCAACAATATCAACGATTTCGAATCAGATTTTATGTGCAAATCGTACACCTAGTCCTGTTCAGTTTGTGGTAGGTGATTTGGAGACTCCGTTGGCCAACTTAGGTATTTCGGTAACTTCGTCAAATGCGACCTTATTACCAATATCTAATATTAGTTTTTCTGGCACAACAGGAGCAAGAACGATGAATTACACTACCGTTTCAGGAGAGTTTGGCACTTCGACAGTTACTATTACTATTAATGATTTAAATGGAGGAGTAACCTCACAGACTTTTACGGTTCAGGTGGATCCAGATAAGATAGCTACTTCATCGGGAGCAATTACGCTACAAGCGGGTACCCCAATTGTAGTAGACTCTGATTTGGGGGTTAATGATACCAATACGATTAATGGCGCTATGGTATTAATTAGTGGCGGATTTGTTTCGGGTGACGTTTTAACTTATACAGGATCACTTCCAAGTGGTGTGAGTCAAAGTTATAATTCGAGTACAGGGGTATTAACTTTTACAGGAAACATGACTCCTTCAGAAGCTCAGTCGATATTACGTGCTGTTACTATTAACACTACTTCAAATAATCCACAAGACAGAACGGTAACTTTTACCTTAGGTTCAGCCTTGCCTTTTGTAGAGAATAATCACTTTTATCAGTTTATTACTGCCCCAGGAATTAGTTGGACAAATGCAAAAGCAGCCGCTGAGCAATTAACCTTTTTTGGTATGCAAGGTTATTTAACTACTGTAACTAGCGCTGCTGAAAATCAATTTGTTCGTTCAAAGATTCAAGGACAAGGTTGGATGGGCGCAAGTGATGAGCAAACAGAGGGCGTTTGGAAATGGATGACAGGACCAGAGGCAGGTCAACAGTTTTGGCAAGGACGAAGTAATGGTTCAGCTGTAGGAGGGTTTTACAATAATTGGTACCCAGGCGAACCAAATGATTATGGCTCAGGCGAAGATTATGCTCATTTTGTAATCGATGGTACTTGGAACGATTATCCATTATCATTGGGTGGTATTCAAGGATATGTAGTAGAATTCGGAGGTTTAGGAAACGATCCATGTATCGTTTTATCAGCTAGTAAGACTGTAAATGTTGTGGTAAATGTAGCCCCAACTAATATTACATTAAGTTCAAGTTCAATTAGTGAGAACAATGCTGTAGGAGCTGTTATAGGTACTTTAAGTAGTACTGATGCCGATGCGGGAGATACTCACAGTTATACTTTAGTAAGTGGTAATGGTAATACAGATAACGCAAGTTTTACAATTGTTGGAAACCAATTAAAAGCAGCAGAAGCTTTTGATTATGAACTTAAGAATAGTTATAGTATTAGAGTAAGAACAACTGATGCAGGAGGTTTGAATTTTGAAAAAGTATTTACAATAACGATAAACAATATAAATGAAACTCCTGTTTTGAGTGTGTCTCAAAATAGTTATGTAGGAGTTGTTTCAGTTGCCTTTACTACCATTACGGTTTCAAATGCAGGAGGTCCGGTTACTAATTATTCAATTAGTCCGGCTCTACCAACAGGTTTGTCGTTTAATACAACAACTGGAGCTATAACAGGAACCCCTAGAGTAGCTATGGCTACACGTAGTTATACCATTTCAGGAACCAACTCAGACGGAACCGGAACAGTAACCTTTAATTTATTTATAGATCAAGATACTGATGGCGATGGAATATTAGATTCTGTTGATACAGATGATGATGGGGATAGTGTTTTAGATGTTAACGACGCCTTTCCGTTAGACAGAACGGAGTGGTTAGACACGGACCGAGATGGTATTGGGAATAATGCTGATACAGATGATGACAATGATGGCATCTTAGATACTTGTGATGCTGATGTAAACGGCGATGGTATACCAGATAATGGTACTGACATGGATTCAGACGGGATCATTGATAGTTGTGATCCAGATAGGGATGGAGACGGAGTGAATAATACTTCAGATAACTGTCCAAACATACCAAACAGAGATCAAGCTGATAGAGACCGTGATGGATTAGGAGATGTTTGTGATACAGTTGAACTTAACATTGCAGAGGGTATTACACCAAATGGAGATGGTATTAATGACACTTGGGTAATTTATAACATTGAGAACCATCCAGGATCTATTGTTCGTGTATTCAACCCAAATGGAGCTCAAGTATATTACTCGGCTAATTATCAAAATAATTGGTCAGGAAATTACCAAGGCAGCAGCGAAATGTTACCAATAGGCTCTTATTTTTATCAAATTGATTTATCAGGAGATGGTACTATTGATGCTCAAGGATGGATATATATTACAAAATAATAAGTATTAAAAGAATAATAAATAAACGATGAAAAAAATTCACAATATATTAGCGACAGCACTACTTTTTGTAAGTAGTGCTGTTATGGCACAACAAGAGAGCGTTTATAGTTTTTACCGTCAACATATGAATTTAGTTAATCCAGCTTATGTAGGGATGGATAGTATAACGGTAGCAACCACCACCTTACGAAAGCAATGGACAGGTATTGCCAATGCACCCGAGACTCAGGCCGTGTCCTTTGGGACTACATTAGGAAAAAAAGTGGGTTTTGGAGTAACTGTTATTAGCGACAAAACCTTTATAGAAAAACAAACCTATGTTAGTTTGGATTTTTCCTATAAGTTAAAAATGAGTGAGACAGCAGATGTATATTTTGGTATAAAAGCAGGAGGGAATTCATACAATGTGAATACCTCGGGCTTAGAGATGTACAATGTACAGGCCGACCCAGCTTTGGCTTCGATAAGTACCTTCAATCCTAATGTTGGAGTAGGAGCTTTATATAAAGAAGGCGACTTGTATGTATCGTTATCTATTCCAAGATTATTGAATTCTAAACGTGCTACTAACGATGATGGTTATGCTAGTGTAGCTACTGATAGTCCACACATCTATTTAAGTGGAGGATACGATATTCCATTGAGTGGGGAGTTTTCTAGATTAATTTTAAAACCTTCAGCGATGTTACGTTATGTCAGTGGTGCCCCAACCTCGTTAGATCTTACAACGATGTTACAAATAGACAAAACCTTTGAAATAGGAGGAATGTATAGAACAGATAAAGCCTATGGGGCTATGGCAACTGTAGTAATTAGTAATAGATTACAATTTGGATTTGCTTATGAGATGAGCACCCAAGCCTCATTAGCCGCTGCTAGAAATACTAACGAAATGCTTTTACGATTTAAATTTTAAGTCGATAGTCAACAATCAATGTTATTATTTGGAGCCACGAATTAGCGAATTTTAAAATTCACCAATTCGTGGCTATTAATATCTAGTTCAAAATTTGTTGATGCTTATTGGTCATTGCGATCGAAGTGATGCAAACATAACATTCCAAGTTCAACATTCAAATTATGTAGATGCTGAACTAAATTCAGCATGACAAGTATTAGGTTGAGTTCTTACTTCGTATATCGTACCTCGTATATCGTATATTACTTCGTATATTGTATATCGTACCTCAATCTATTCTTTTAAAAAAAGAGCTTTTAATTCGGTGGCATCGTTGGGTTTCATTTTGCCTGCTAAAACCAAACTTAATTGCTTGCGACGTAATGCGGCATCAAAACGCTGTTGTTCTAATTCGGTTTGAGGAATAATTGGCGGAACCTCAACAGGTTTTCCGGTAGCATCAACAGCAACAAAAGTATATATCGCTTCCATTGTTTTGGTTCTATTGCCAGAGGCACGGTCTTCAATCCAAACGTCAATATAAATTTCCATAGAACTATTGAATGATCGGGATACTTTGGCCTCAACGGTTACTACGCTTCCTAGCGGAATGGCTTTGGTAAACGCCACATGGTTCACAGAAGCAGTCACACAAATATTTCTCGAATGTCGTTGCGCTGCAATACTCGCCGCTCTATCCATTCGGGCTAACAATTCTCCTCCAAAAAGATTATTCAAGTGATTGGTTTCACTTGGTAAAACTAAGTCGGTTAAAACAGTTAAAGAATCTGAAGGGTATTTAGGTGTCATCATAACTATTAATTAAGCCAATACACGGCCATTACTGCCGGGATAAAATAAATCACGATAGTTCTTGCGCCATCATAGTCTTTGGCTAAACGTTGTCCTACTAAAAGCATCAATAATGTGATACAAGAAAAAACAGCACCATAATATCCAAAAAGTCTGCCGCTACTCAACAGTAATTCTATCGCGCCAACAGCACATAATATAGTTGAAATTAATTCTAAAATTAACACATGTAATAGGGCCAAAGGGACATGATTTTTTAATTGAGTTTTTGCAAAATGTTCTTTTAGCCAAGCTATATTATCTTTCCAATAAAAGAGCTTGTCGTAACCAGATTGTAGAAAGGTGATAGCCAAAAAAACTAAAATTAAAATAGATGCAGTATTATTCATAGTTTTATTTTTTATGGATTAAACGGGTTAATTTTATAGATAAATCGGTAAGTATAATTTTAGCATTTCCATTGCGTTCAATATGATACATAGCATCAGACAATTCATTGAAAATGTCCTGTATGTTATTTCCATTTACAAAAGGAGCAAAGTTAGCTAATTGGAATTTTTCAACCTTAGGTTCTAAATATACTAAGCTTGGAGTTTCATAATTAAGTAATAATGCTTGTCGAAACATTTCAATACAGAATACTAAAAACTTCTTTTGTGTTTCTCTACCTAAACCAGCAATTTGTTCACTCCATTGAATTAAATCTTGAATTGCAGCAGCATTTCCTTTGGCTTTAAAAGCGGCACGAACCCAAGTGACAAACCATTCATCAAAAGGAAATTCATCGTCTTCATTTTTACATAAATGCAAGGCTTTATTGTAATTTCCTTGTGCTTGATGTGCTATAGTTGCGGCTCGTTTATGATCTATTTTGTTGTTGATTACCAAAGCCTCAGCAATACAGCTTTCTGACAATACGCCAAAATGAATTACTTGACATCGAGACCGTATCGTTTGAATGATGTCTTCTTCTTGTTCAGAAATGAGGATAAAAACGGTTTTTTCAGGTGGTTCTTCTAGTAATTTCAGCAATTTATTAGATGCCTCTACATTCATTTTATCGGCCATCCAGATAATCATTACTTTATAACCTCCTTCATATGATTTTAGCGACAATGTCTTTACAATATCGCTAGCATCTTCTACTCTAATCAGACCTTGTTTGTTATTGACGCCAAGCGTGGTGTACCAATCAAATAACCCGCCGTATGGATTTTGAAGCACAAATGCTCTCCAATCTGAAATGAAATCAATGCTTTTGGGTTTGTTTTTTACATCTTCTGTACTGACAGTTGGGTATATAAAATGTAAATCAGGATGCGAAATTTTATCAAACTTGAGGTTGCAGGATTCATTTTCGCCCCTATTTTCTCCATTAGAATTGCTACACAAAATGTATTGTGCATAAGCAATAGCCATTGGGAGTGTGCCACTACCCTCTGGCCCTACAAATAATTGAGCGTGTGGAATCCTACCCAAGTTAGCACTTTGGGTCAAATGACTTTTAATATATTCTTGTCCTAAAATTTCTGAAAAAAGCATAAAGCAAAGATAACAGAAAAAGGAAGATTTGAATCTTCAATTTCAAGGAATAAAGATGAAATACAACAAAAAATAATAAAGAATTGAACAATATAGTAGCTGTAGAATTAAAAAAAAACAGATAAAACTTGCTTTTTATATTTAAATATATAATTTTGTTTTTGGTTAATCACCCGTTAATCTTTAAATATTCCAAATCTATGAAAGCAAAATACCTTGTTTTAAGTTTCTTCTTTTTTACTGCTGGAACTCTGTTTTCTCAAAACAAAAGTGTTCCTAAAAGTATTATCAAACAAAACGCATCTATTCTTAAATTCTACGACAAAAAAGAATTACAAAGCATGCAAAAAGGACAACTTTTAGTGCTTTATGTAGAACGGACCAAGACCCTTATAAAAACCCTTCCGTATATTGCCCTTGCTTCAAAACCAGGAGTCACAATGGTCGATTTAGGCATTCCATTTACGTCGGAGAATATTAGTCTGTTAGACACACAACACGATGCAACAGATAAATTTCTTGATATTACGACTGAGTTTCAAAAAGGAATGTTGCCGTATTCAGACAAAGAAAGTCTAATTAAAGCGATTCTTTTTTATGAGAGTGTGTTGAAACAAATGCATGAATTAAACGAACAAGAATAATAATTCATCATTTAATTTCTTACTCTAAATAGAATTTAAGATTTCTTTTAGGGAATTTTCAAATAAAATAAATCTGCACCGAATATGAAAAAGACCATTTCGATAGTATTTCTTTTTTTACTAACTATTTCCTCTTTTGCTCAACAAGAAAAGGGTATAACAGGTTTTGAGAATTGGCTAAGTCCATGGACTGATTTTAAGCCCATAAAAACGGAATATAATGAACCTAATCAAATTTTGTCTGGAACAATTTCAACTAATGCAAAATTATTGAAAAAGCACACGTATTTACTATTGGGTAAAGTATATGTAACCAACAATGCATCTTTAACTATAGAACCAGGCACTGTAATTATTGGAGATTATGAATCAAAAGGAGCCCTAATTATTACCAAAGGAGCCTCTTTAATTGCTGACGGATCTCAAACAGACCCAATTGTTTTTACTTCTAACAGGAGTGTGAAAAAATCAGGAGATTGGGGAGGAGTAATAATTTTAGGAGACGCTCCCATCAATAGATTAGGAGGAGTAGCTTCTGTCAACCTTGACTCTAATGGAGTCTTGACCTCTTTTGGAGGAAATAACAGTTCCAGTAATTCGGGAATTTTAAGATACGTTCGTATTGAGTTTGCTGGCGCAAAGAGCAAAGAATATGGCGAATTTAATGGACTTTTACTTGCAGGTGTGGGAAGCAAAACAATTTTAGAAAATATTATGGTAAGTTATGCCACAGGAGATTCTTTTGAGGTGTTAGGTGGAGAGGTAACGCTTAAAAAAGCAATTTCGTACCGTTGTAGCAAAGATGACTTTAAATTTAATTATGGAGCACAAAGTATTCTTGATAATTCAATCGCTATTCGATCCCCTTTTTTAACTAATAATTTAGGATCACGTTGTTTGCATGCTGTTTCTTATGACAAAAGAGATGAAGTAGATTTTTCGAAAAAAATGACTAAAGTATTGGCAACTAATATCACTTTGGTAAACAACAGTCAAGATATTCGCAATGATGTTAATACTGGACTAGTAAGAGAAGCCATTTATGTA
It includes:
- a CDS encoding gliding motility-associated C-terminal domain-containing protein — translated: MKKKLLFSKNSVRNFFLTLVFLFSSITYSQDVLVIFGSTSGPDLTTATNLATRLRNLNVFNSVTGVHLNSTTQSQFTLSYLNQFDAVMIATNAGYSASWGFDATLRDYVNAGGGVAVMMFANASIPLGNNWPYKVLIPASQSNGPTSIGAVQLPDHPALKFPYNINTSTWNIGSTFSSTGTTLASGAYSIFKFSDGRPGLQALENVGTSGYGRVIDLAIWPDYSSGYYANGDKLIANVLTWLMGTIQISQTGNCITSNQSTFNFIDNNSSNPVVSYSWNFGDGTTSTSATPTKVYNTVGNFIVNVTVTRQNAQQQTYGTSLTIYDLPSTANAGSDVTLATGTTSTTLTPTAPTSGIGTWTRVSGPNTPTLSQTNNIATLSGLTNGSYVYRWTVTSGTCTASVDEVNLTVGTPSSVLTSSVASLTGFSTCTGTASADQSFTVSGTLLTGNVTVTAPTGFEVSLSSGTGFGSSVTIPASGTLAATTVYTRLVSTATAGAKSGNITVASTGATTQNVAASGTVNTAALLGIQNSLCASQGLYWSTWNTVNATTASGKIGNVNVMVTHSAGGLSTTSSMFNHNSFPAQYSVPNGATLRNDLAGTFTFTFDQPVNNPQVAFSSIGNPTTPVGLTTSVPYQVIWNGSGMTYNSNTTLTGQEGFTIVKFPGTHTSITIQYDQNETYANIAFGAENFNCSTPTVCAGQPITLTASNGSSYQWSPNTGLSATNTAQVIATPTSTTTYTVIDPTNSCATPVSVTINVNSLPSAPTAAATQLFCPGATVATLQATPTAGDTIQWYAASTGGSALASTTALVAGTTYYAQSVNSNGCGSLRTPVVVATNNALHLDGVNDRVDLTSNSIQDGATAFTIEAWIKPDNSNWDGQYHAIFGKQGNTSRNPSFYLKDGKIHIDSYEDGTNTRFDLLTDQALISRNVWSHIALVKEGTIFKVYVNGNLAATTPAPNAVNVVGTYQLGFIDNYYAGLLDEVRFWNVSRSQSDIQSTMNVPLSGTETGLVDYFNFNQGVIGGTNSSITSLLDNTSNINNGTLVNFALSGNTSNYVSGFFPQITGPTTLVAQNTITLAHPISGGTWTSASTGVATVNASTGVVTGVSGGTVVITYTYCNQSTTYTVTVNALPTISTISNQILCANRTPSPVQFVVGDLETPLANLGISVTSSNATLLPISNISFSGTTGARTMNYTTVSGEFGTSTVTITINDLNGGVTSQTFTVQVDPDKIATSSGAITLQAGTPIVVDSDLGVNDTNTINGAMVLISGGFVSGDVLTYTGSLPSGVSQSYNSSTGVLTFTGNMTPSEAQSILRAVTINTTSNNPQDRTVTFTLGSALPFVENNHFYQFITAPGISWTNAKAAAEQLTFFGMQGYLTTVTSAAENQFVRSKIQGQGWMGASDEQTEGVWKWMTGPEAGQQFWQGRSNGSAVGGFYNNWYPGEPNDYGSGEDYAHFVIDGTWNDYPLSLGGIQGYVVEFGGLGNDPCIVLSASKTVNVVVNVAPTNITLSSSSISENNAVGAVIGTLSSTDADAGDTHSYTLVSGNGNTDNASFTIVGNQLKAAEAFDYELKNSYSIRVRTTDAGGLNFEKVFTITINNINETPVLSVSQNSYVGVVSVAFTTITVSNAGGPVTNYSISPALPTGLSFNTTTGAITGTPRVAMATRSYTISGTNSDGTGTVTFNLFIDQDTDGDGILDSVDTDDDGDSVLDVNDAFPLDRTEWLDTDRDGIGNNADTDDDNDGILDTCDADVNGDGIPDNGTDMDSDGIIDSCDPDRDGDGVNNTSDNCPNIPNRDQADRDRDGLGDVCDTVELNIAEGITPNGDGINDTWVIYNIENHPGSIVRVFNPNGAQVYYSANYQNNWSGNYQGSSEMLPIGSYFYQIDLSGDGTIDAQGWIYITK
- a CDS encoding PorP/SprF family type IX secretion system membrane protein, which encodes MKKIHNILATALLFVSSAVMAQQESVYSFYRQHMNLVNPAYVGMDSITVATTTLRKQWTGIANAPETQAVSFGTTLGKKVGFGVTVISDKTFIEKQTYVSLDFSYKLKMSETADVYFGIKAGGNSYNVNTSGLEMYNVQADPALASISTFNPNVGVGALYKEGDLYVSLSIPRLLNSKRATNDDGYASVATDSPHIYLSGGYDIPLSGEFSRLILKPSAMLRYVSGAPTSLDLTTMLQIDKTFEIGGMYRTDKAYGAMATVVISNRLQFGFAYEMSTQASLAAARNTNEMLLRFKF
- a CDS encoding acyl-CoA thioesterase; amino-acid sequence: MTPKYPSDSLTVLTDLVLPSETNHLNNLFGGELLARMDRAASIAAQRHSRNICVTASVNHVAFTKAIPLGSVVTVEAKVSRSFNSSMEIYIDVWIEDRASGNRTKTMEAIYTFVAVDATGKPVEVPPIIPQTELEQQRFDAALRRKQLSLVLAGKMKPNDATELKALFLKE
- a CDS encoding DoxX family protein, with product MNNTASILILVFLAITFLQSGYDKLFYWKDNIAWLKEHFAKTQLKNHVPLALLHVLILELISTILCAVGAIELLLSSGRLFGYYGAVFSCITLLMLLVGQRLAKDYDGARTIVIYFIPAVMAVYWLN